From Zingiber officinale cultivar Zhangliang chromosome 5B, Zo_v1.1, whole genome shotgun sequence, the proteins below share one genomic window:
- the LOC121986144 gene encoding probable mannitol dehydrogenase, giving the protein MENGKDANTSPEGANCRPAFGWAARDTSGVLSPFNFSRRKNGENDVTIKILYCGICHSDLHCIRNEWHNAIYPIVPGHEIVGVVTEVGSKVAGFKVGDHAGVGCMVNSCRSCHECERHLENCCPGMVLTYNATDVDGTITYGGYSDSVVVEEHFVVRFPAGMPLDRGAPLLCAGITVYSPMKRFGFDVPGKHLGVVGLGGLGHVAVKFGKAFGAKVTVISTSPSKKQEAVERLGADAFLVSKDPDQMKAAMGSMDGIINTVSAYHDIVPLLSLLKTHGTMVMVGAPEKPLQVPIFCLIGGGRCLAGSNIGGIKETQEMIDFAAEHNVAADIELISMDYVNEAMERLAKTDVRYRFVIDIGNSLHAA; this is encoded by the exons ATGGAGAACGGGAAGGACGCCAACACCTCGCCGGAGGGGGCCAACTGCCGCCCGGCTTTCGGATGGGCCGCCAGAGACACCTCCGGCGTCCTCTCGCCCTTCAACTTCTCCCGGAG GAAAAATGGGGAGAACGATGTGACCATCAAGATCTTGTACTGCGGCATCTGCCACTCCGACCTCCACTGCATCAGGAACGAGTGGCACAACGCCATCTACCCGATCGTGCCTGG TCACGAGATCGTCGGCGTTGTCACCGAGGTGGGAAGCAAGGTGGCCGGGTTCAAGGTGGGCGACCACGCCGGCGTGGGCTGCATGGTCAACTCCTGCCGCAGCTGCCACGAGTGCGAGCGGCACCTCGAGAACTGCTGCCCCGGGATGGTCCTGACCTACAACGCCACCGACGTCGACGGCACCATCACCTACGGCGGATACTCGGACTCCGTCGTGGTGGAGGAGCACTTCGTGGTGCGGTTCCCGGCGGGCATGCCGCTCGACCGCGGCGCGCCGCTGCTCTGCGCCGGCATCACGGTCTACAGCCCCATGAAGCGCTTCGGGTTCGACGTCCCCGGGAAGCACCTCGGAGTGGTGGGCCTCGGCGGGCTCGGCCACGTCGCCGTCAAGTTTGGCAAGGCCTTCGGCGCCAAGGTGACGGTGATCAGCACGTCGCCGAGCAAAAAGCAGGAGGCCGTCGAGCGACTCGGCGCCGACGCTTTCCTGGTCAGCAAAGACCCAGATCAGATGAAG GCTGCAATGGGGAGCATGGATGGAATAATCAACACTGTTTCGGCGTATCACGATATCGTTCCTCTGCTGTCTCTTCTAAAAACTCATGGAACAATGGTCATGGTGGGTGCCCCTGAGAAGCCACTGCAGGTCCCTATCTTCTGCTTAATTGGGG GCGGAAGGTGTCTGGCAGGGAGCAACATTGGTGGAATTAAGGAGACACAGGAGATGATAGACTTTGCCGCGGAGCACAATGTGGCAGCAGATATCGAACTTATCAGCATGGATTATGTGAATGAAGCCATGGAGAGGCTTGCGAAAACGGATGTCCGCTATCGATTTGTTATCGATATCGGGAACTCCTTGCACGCTGCTTAA